The Amorphus orientalis genomic interval TAGCCGCGCGTGTGGGCGGCCTCGACGGCCTGTTTCAGGGTTTCGCGGTGGCGGTCGAACAGCTCCGACATATCTCTCTCCCTGTGCCGCCGGCCTGGTGCGGCGGCGATCTTTCAGCCCGTCCGTCGCCTATGCGAACGCGTTGACAGGCCTGCTTTTCGCTCATACTAATTGATTAACCGTCCGGTCAGTCAAGCCCTGATTTCGGACGAAAGAGCGGTAAGGGCGATCCGCGTGATAAGGGGATCGCATCGACAACCGCCGACATGATTGGGAGAGAATGCCATGGCCGAGACTCCGGTTCTCACCGAAGTGCGCGAGGGCTACCGGCTGGTCACGCTGAACCGCCCGGACAAGCTCAATTCCTTCAACGAAGCGATGCACCAGGCGCTCGCCGACGCCCTCGACGAGGCGCGGGCCGACACCGATTGTCGCGCGCTGGTGCTCACCGGCGCCGGGCGCGGCTTCTGTGCCGGCCAGGATCTCTCCGACCGGGTGCGGCCGGAAGGGGGCGAGGCCCCGGATCTCGGCCAGACCATCGAGACCTGGTACAATCCGCTGATCCGCAAGCTGCACGACCTCCCCTTCCCGGTGATCGCGGCGGTCAACGGAACGGCTGCCGGCGCCGGCGCCAACATCGCGCTCAACTGCGACATCGTTCTCGCCGCCCGCTCCGCCAAGTTCATCCAGGCGTTCGCCAAGATCGGCCTGGTGCCGGATTCCGGCGGCACCTGGATCCTGCCGCGCCTTATCGGACTGGCCCGCGCCAAGGCGATCTGCCTCACCGCCGAGCCGGTCCCGGCCGAAACGGCCGAAGCCTGGGGCATGATCTACCGGGCGGTCGACGACGACGCCCTGATGGACGACGCGACCAAGCTCGCCGCCCAGTTCGGCAAGGCGCCGACGGAAGGCCTGGTCCGCCAGCGCACCCTTCTCGACGCCTCGCTCGACAACGACCTCGCCACCCAGCTCGACCTGGAACGCGACACCCAGCGCGCGGCCGGCCGTCACCCGGACTATGCCGAGGGCGTGCGCGCGTTCATGGAGAAGCGGCCGCCGGCCTTTGCCGGCCGCAAGGGCTGAGGCACGGCCATGAACGCCCAGGACATCGCCCGCGCCTGCGCCGACGCCATGTGGGCCGAGGACAAGGCCTCCCGAGGTCAGGGCATGGAGCTGGTCTCCGTCGCCCCCGGCAAGGCGGAGCTGACCATGCCGGTGCAGGACCACATGGTGAACGGCCACGCCATCTGCCACGGCGGCTTCATCTTCGCGCTTGCCGATTCCGCCTTTGCCTTCTCCTGCAACACCTACAATCAGCGCACCGTCGCCCAGATGTGCTCGATCAGCTTCGTGAAGGCAGCGAAGCTCGGTGACCTTCTCACCGCCCGCGCCGAGGAGCGCTGGCGGGAGGGCCGCTCCGGCATCTACGACATCACGGTGGTCGATCAGACCGGCAGCACGATTGCGGAATTCCGGGGCCAGTCCCGAACCATCTCGGGCACGCTGCTCGACGAGGACACCCGGCCCCCGAGCCCCTGAAAAACATCGTCGTCTCGCCCGCCGACCGGATGCCGGCGCCGATAGACCGGCACCTTCGGCGGGCGCCAAGGAGGAACGCCATGCTCGACCTGAGCCCCACCCGGGACATTCTCGATCCGATCGAAGTCGCCTCCCGCGACGAGATTGCCGCGCTTCAGCTCGAGCGCCTGAAATGGTCGCTCAGCCATGCCTATGAGAACGTGCCCCACTACCGGAAATCCTTCGATGCGGCCGGCGTCCATCCGGATGACCTGACCTCGCTCGAAGACCTCGCGAAATTCCCGTTCACGACGAAGCAGGACCTCCGCGACAATTACCCGTTCGGCATGTTCGCCGTCCCGCGGGAAAAGGTGGCGCGCGTCCACGCCTCGTCGGGCACCACTGGCAAGCCGACCGTGGTCGGCTACACCAAGCATGACATCGAGGTCTGGTCGGAAGTCGTCGCCAGGTCGATCCGGGCATCCGGCGGCCGGCCGGGCATGATCGTCCATGTCTCCTACGGCTACGGCCTGTTCACCGGCGGCCTCGGCGCCCACTACGGCGCCGAAAAGCTCGGCTGCACCGTGGTGCCGATCTCCGGCGGCATGACGGAACGGCAGGTCCAGCTGATCGAGGACTTCAAGCCCGACATCATCATGGTCACGCCCTCCTACATGCTGGCGATCCTGGACGAGTTCCGCCATCGCGGCATCGATCCGGCGACGACCTCGCTGAAGGTCGGCATCTTCGGCGCCGAACCCTGGACCAACTCGGTCCGCCAGGAGATCGAATCGGCCTTCGACATCCATGCCGTCGACATCTACGGCCTGTCGGAGGTGATGGGTCCGGGCGTCGCCAACGAGTGCGTCGAGACCAAGGACGGCCTGCACATCTGGGAGGATCATTTCTATCCGGAAGTGATCAACCAGGAGACCGGGATGCCGGTCGCCGACGGCGAAGTCGGCGAACTGGTCTTCACCTCGCTCACCAAGGAAGCGCTGCCGATCATCCGCTACCGGACCCGCGACCTGACCCGGCTTCTGCCGGGCACCGCCCGCACCATGCGGCGGATGGAAAAGGTCACCGGGCGGTCCGACGACATGCTGATCATCCGCGGCGTCAACGTGTTCCCGACCCAGGTGGAAGAACAGCTTTTGCGCTGCAGCGGGCTTGCCCCCCACTACGTGATCGAAGTAACCCGTGAGGGTCGCATGGACGAGGTCACCGTTCATGTGGAAGCCCGCGAGGGCCTGGCCGACGAGGCAAGCCGTGCCGCCCAGGCGGCCGAGCTGAAGGCCCACATCAAGAACAACATCGGCGTATCGACGCGGATTGTGGTTGCCGACCCGGGTGGCGTGGAACGGTCCATGGGCAAGGCGCAGCGCGTCATCGACCGGCGGCCGAAAGGCTGAAACGGCGCGAGGGGCACAAGCCGCCCCGCGCGCGAGGTGAAGGAAGGTTCGAATGGCCCGCCCGCGCGCGGTCGATTACGACGACAAACGCAAGGCAATCCTTTCGGCGGCGGCCCACGCCTTCGCCGAGACCGGCTTCGACGGCGCGTCGATGAGCCAGATCGCGCTTGCCTGCGGCGTCTCCAAGGCCCTGCTCTACCACTACTACACCAACAAGGAGCAGCTCCTCTTCGACGTCATCGAGGCGCATCTGGAGGATCTGGTGGCCGCCGTCGAGGCGGTGCCCGCCGATCTCGGACCCACCGAGCGGCTGGTCCTCTTGTGCACGGCGATCCTGGAGGCCTACCGGGATGCCGACGCGGAGCACAAGGTGCAGATCAACAATCTGAGCCGGCTTCCCGCCGACAAGCAGGACCGATTGAAGGAGATGGAACGCCGGCTCGTCGACGTCTTCGCCGAAGCGATCGCCCATGCCAACCCGGACCTGCGCCGCGACCCCCGACTCCTCAAGCCGGTCACCATGTCCCTGTTCGGCATGCTCAACTGGCACTATCTCTGGTTCCGGCCGGGCGGTCCGATCAGCCGGCAGGACTATGCCGCCCTCGTCGCGCGCATGATCGTCACCGGCACCAACTCCCTGGACGAGGTCCTGTCCGAACGCGGTTGAGACCGCCCACCGCCTTGCACCCGGTGCCGCGGCGTGTCAGCACGGCGCGCTTCCCGGAGCCTGTTCCGCGCCGATGACGACATCCGGGCGACAGGAAACGGCGCCGGATTCGATATTTTTGAACATGTCCCGTTTCGGCGCGCCTGCCGCGGCCGAACGGAACGCGTTCCAGTGAGACGCCCGACCCGATGAAACTCATCCTCTTCGATTGCGACGGAACCCTCGTCGACAGCCAGCACATCATCGTCGCCGCGATGGAGCGCGCATTCGACGCCGAAGGCTTCCCGGCCCCCGAGCGCACCGCGATCCTGGGCATCATCGGGCTCTCCCTGCCCCAGGCGGTCGGCGCCCTGGTCGGCGCCGAGCACGTCGGCGAGGTTCCACGCGTGGTGGAAGCCTACAAGAACTCCTTTCGCGACCTGCGCGCGGACGCCGCCCATCACGAGCCGCTCTTTCCCGGCATCGAGGCACTGCTGCACGATCTCCACCGCGCCGACGACCTCCTGCTCGGCATAGTCACCGGCAAGTCCCGCCGCGGCGTCGACATGGTCTTGAAGCGGTTCGAGCTCGAAGGCCGGTTCGCCACGATCCAGACCGCCGACGACGCCCCGTCCAAGCCGCATCCCGGGATGGTCGAACAGGCGCTCGCCGAAACCGGTGCGGAGCGGCAGGCGACCGTCGTCATCGGCGACACCAGCTTCGACATGCAGATGGCCAAGTCCGCCGGTGTCACGGCGATCGGGGTCGGCTGGGGCTATCATCCCGTCGAAGCGCTTGTGGCGGCGGGATGCGATCATATGTGCAGCAACGTGGATTCCCTTCGGGCCGCAATCGCCGACACGGTCGGCTGGACAAGGAGCGACGGATGACGAGCGGCAACGATTTCGGCGCCCACAGCGTTTTCGGCGCCCACGAGGAGACCGACCCGGTCCGCCGGGCGCAGACCATGATGCGGCCGGAGCTTCCCAAGCGGTTCTACGACCGGGCGGAAGCCAGCACCGCGGACGCCGGCTTCTCCATCACCCTCGACGGCCGGCCGGTGCGCACCCCCGGCGGGAAGCTCCTGACCGTTGCCGATTCGCGGATCGCCGCGGCGGTCGCCGGCGAATGGGACGCCCAGGAGGACCGCATCGATCCCGACCGGATGCCCCTCACCCGGCTTCTGAACAGCGCCCTGGACGGCGTCGATCCGGCCCGCGAGGCGGTCGCCGACGACATCGCCGGCTACGCGGAAACCGATCTCCTGTGCTACCGCGCCTCCGGCCCCGACGGTCTGGTCGAGCGCCAGAAGGAGATCTGGGACCCGATCCTCGGCTGGGCGGAGCGCGAACTCGGCGCCCGGTTCATCCTGGCCGAGGGCGTCATGCCGGTGGCCCAGGCCCCGGAAGCGATCGGCGCCGTGAAGGCCCTGCTTCCGCGGGACGAGGCGCTGCCGCTCACCGCGCTGCACTCCATGACGACACTGACCGGCTCGGTCCTGATCGCGCTGGCCGTCTACCGGGACCGGCTCAGCGTCGACGATGCCTGGACGGCTGCCCACGTCGACGAGGACTGGAACATCCAGCTGTGGGGTGCCGATGCCGAGGCGATGCGCCGCCGCGAGCGCCGCGAGCGCGAAATGCGGGCCGCCGCCTTCGTCGCCACAACTCGGCGCTGACCTCCACATTTCGGCCCGTTTGGCGGGGTTTGCTCCACGCGCCGGCCGAAAGTCCGGACCGGCGGTGACAGGGACACGCCGGAGCGAAAAGCCTTAGAAAAGCCTGGTGTCTCCGGCTGGCATCGCCCGTCCGGATGCGCTAAGCCACATTACAAATTCGGGGGCAAACCGGGCCGGCAATCTTCGCCGGCCTCGACGATGGCGTACCGGATGCGCAACACTGGATGGTGCGGTCGCAATCGTCGCCGCGCCGTAAACGATGAACCGGCATGATCGGTGTCCGGACGGCTCAAATCCGCCCGGCCCCGAACTCCGCATGAACAGGTAGTGGGTATGGCGAAGGTAATTGTCCTTGGTGGCGACGGGTTTTGCGGCTGGCCGACGAGCCTTCATCTGTCGAAGCGCGGCCATGACGTCGTGATCGTGGACAACCTGTCGCGTCGCAAGATCGACGTCGAGCTCGAGGTCGAATCGCTGACCCCGATCCGGCCGCTGGGCGAGCGGCTCAAGGTCTGGAAAGAGCTGACCGGCAAGGAGATCCCCTACCACTCCTTCACCGTCGGCGAGCACTACCACCGGCTTCTGACCCTGCTGCAGACCGAAAAGCCCGACGTGGTCATCCACTTCGCGGAGCAGCGGGCGGCGCCATACTCCATGAAGACGCCGCGCCACAAGCGCTACACGGTCTCCAACAACCTGACCGCCACCCACGACGTGCTGTGCGCCATCGTGGAGTCCGGCCTCGACATCCACCTGGTCCATCTCGGGACCATGGGCGTCTACGGCTACGGCACCGCCGGCATGAAGATCCCGGAGGGCTATCTCCAGATCAAGATCGACACCGGCGAGGACCTGATCGATCACGAGATCCTGTATCCGGCCAATCCCGGCTCGATCTACCACATGACGAAGACCCAGGATCAGCTCTTCTTCCACTATTACAACAAGAACGACGGGGTGAAGATCACCGACCTGCATCAGGGCATCGTCTGGGGCACGCAGACCGACGAGACCTCGATGGACGAGCGGCTGAT includes:
- a CDS encoding HAD-IA family hydrolase; the encoded protein is MKLILFDCDGTLVDSQHIIVAAMERAFDAEGFPAPERTAILGIIGLSLPQAVGALVGAEHVGEVPRVVEAYKNSFRDLRADAAHHEPLFPGIEALLHDLHRADDLLLGIVTGKSRRGVDMVLKRFELEGRFATIQTADDAPSKPHPGMVEQALAETGAERQATVVIGDTSFDMQMAKSAGVTAIGVGWGYHPVEALVAAGCDHMCSNVDSLRAAIADTVGWTRSDG
- the paaG gene encoding 2-(1,2-epoxy-1,2-dihydrophenyl)acetyl-CoA isomerase PaaG; translated protein: MAETPVLTEVREGYRLVTLNRPDKLNSFNEAMHQALADALDEARADTDCRALVLTGAGRGFCAGQDLSDRVRPEGGEAPDLGQTIETWYNPLIRKLHDLPFPVIAAVNGTAAGAGANIALNCDIVLAARSAKFIQAFAKIGLVPDSGGTWILPRLIGLARAKAICLTAEPVPAETAEAWGMIYRAVDDDALMDDATKLAAQFGKAPTEGLVRQRTLLDASLDNDLATQLDLERDTQRAAGRHPDYAEGVRAFMEKRPPAFAGRKG
- the paaK gene encoding phenylacetate--CoA ligase PaaK, whose amino-acid sequence is MLDLSPTRDILDPIEVASRDEIAALQLERLKWSLSHAYENVPHYRKSFDAAGVHPDDLTSLEDLAKFPFTTKQDLRDNYPFGMFAVPREKVARVHASSGTTGKPTVVGYTKHDIEVWSEVVARSIRASGGRPGMIVHVSYGYGLFTGGLGAHYGAEKLGCTVVPISGGMTERQVQLIEDFKPDIIMVTPSYMLAILDEFRHRGIDPATTSLKVGIFGAEPWTNSVRQEIESAFDIHAVDIYGLSEVMGPGVANECVETKDGLHIWEDHFYPEVINQETGMPVADGEVGELVFTSLTKEALPIIRYRTRDLTRLLPGTARTMRRMEKVTGRSDDMLIIRGVNVFPTQVEEQLLRCSGLAPHYVIEVTREGRMDEVTVHVEAREGLADEASRAAQAAELKAHIKNNIGVSTRIVVADPGGVERSMGKAQRVIDRRPKG
- a CDS encoding NAD-dependent epimerase/dehydratase family protein, which codes for MAKVIVLGGDGFCGWPTSLHLSKRGHDVVIVDNLSRRKIDVELEVESLTPIRPLGERLKVWKELTGKEIPYHSFTVGEHYHRLLTLLQTEKPDVVIHFAEQRAAPYSMKTPRHKRYTVSNNLTATHDVLCAIVESGLDIHLVHLGTMGVYGYGTAGMKIPEGYLQIKIDTGEDLIDHEILYPANPGSIYHMTKTQDQLFFHYYNKNDGVKITDLHQGIVWGTQTDETSMDERLINRFDYDGDYGTVLNRFLMQAAIGYPLTVHGTGGQTRAFINIRDTCKCIELAIDNPPQAGERVNILNQMTETHRIRTLAEMISEMTGVSIEYLPNPRNEADENDLHVANDRFLGMGLSPITLQAGLMEEVTNIARSYADRCDRNKIPCISNWRTAPKTAYPKAV
- a CDS encoding TetR/AcrR family transcriptional regulator, which encodes MARPRAVDYDDKRKAILSAAAHAFAETGFDGASMSQIALACGVSKALLYHYYTNKEQLLFDVIEAHLEDLVAAVEAVPADLGPTERLVLLCTAILEAYRDADAEHKVQINNLSRLPADKQDRLKEMERRLVDVFAEAIAHANPDLRRDPRLLKPVTMSLFGMLNWHYLWFRPGGPISRQDYAALVARMIVTGTNSLDEVLSERG
- a CDS encoding ATP12 family chaperone protein, whose translation is MTSGNDFGAHSVFGAHEETDPVRRAQTMMRPELPKRFYDRAEASTADAGFSITLDGRPVRTPGGKLLTVADSRIAAAVAGEWDAQEDRIDPDRMPLTRLLNSALDGVDPAREAVADDIAGYAETDLLCYRASGPDGLVERQKEIWDPILGWAERELGARFILAEGVMPVAQAPEAIGAVKALLPRDEALPLTALHSMTTLTGSVLIALAVYRDRLSVDDAWTAAHVDEDWNIQLWGADAEAMRRRERREREMRAAAFVATTRR
- the paaI gene encoding hydroxyphenylacetyl-CoA thioesterase PaaI → MNAQDIARACADAMWAEDKASRGQGMELVSVAPGKAELTMPVQDHMVNGHAICHGGFIFALADSAFAFSCNTYNQRTVAQMCSISFVKAAKLGDLLTARAEERWREGRSGIYDITVVDQTGSTIAEFRGQSRTISGTLLDEDTRPPSP